gtcgccctgacacagtcgccccattgcaaagtcgccccatcgcaaagtcgccccaacgcaaagtcgccccatcgcaaagtcgccccaacacaaagtcgccccatcgtaaagtcgccccaaaacgttaaaaaatagtttaaaagtgcgtaaaatgtcgcaatgataaacaaaataacacggaacgtgtaggcataaaaggggaaggcccgccatgtagtctcaggtcacacgatcggcacgctccacaatcatcagagaggaagcccccaactaatcactccgcggttGCACTAACGTGCTAGCTCTCACCAGAGagaaacccccgtaattactccgccgttgtcgcactacaacgcaccatctgaagatggggaaaccccgtcggagttttacgatgatatcagtcgcgttcgaaatcggtggcgtttaattttggtcgcgataaaatgatgttatacgatctagattatttttactttggtcgatgaatatttattattattaggcctatattaataattgatttttgtttttattttacactgaGGTCTATGATGAgagaaagatgtgtgccttaaaaatgacaatttgtaaacatagtttaagattatagtatAAAGCCTATTAttcagcataatgtcatttaacagtacataaatttaaatgtgaaatattttatagggaacgtaggctacgtctgtgtcttttatttttttatatgcaacaaattaggtaaaacaatttatttataaacattcagtttactattatatacatagtattacaatgaacattgattataaGCCTGGAAATGCAATCtcatcattatatccattataaaattgcatcatatcgccactatatgtcgtaaatgatgacgtgcatgtgtgtattcgtcgtacgtccgtgtacgtaatattccgtgcctcttcactgtcttgtttattaaaattaaataaacacccgatatgaggatatttattaggcatgataattagaatgttctataaccaaaagggttgaaaagaatttcttcagtaaaatgatcattctgctgttgaataaaaagcgactcgcaatctgaaacattctctgaaaccaatcggagctgctccttctggtatctgtttccttctcacagctgctacgtctttctgctgcccgtcggggattcccctttttaaaaaacacgcacacgtaatcatactgtacgatggtttttccatggtcaaaatgtagcgttttaattttactaaaatacctgcatgtgtaaaacgatcatatcggcgaagaaatccccttttttttatttcttcattttgaaaagtcataattaaaattaaataactatagacacataacttgtcaataaatgcaaaatgatcaataagtagcctatataacatttattgtcttacaacgctgttattgttttaactactgtaaatatacgaaggcctactatttatacacttattatattatcctaaaaaattagctggtatccacgcgtaggttgaagaaagattcgtaattgtggctctggtaactaattttaaaatcatattaaattaacattttcgaaactataaatcagggataatcttttcgaaatctttttagaactttcaaacaagggactattttttaatgatttttaaaaagcacatcactccattaaaacctgtaaaataaaaattaaaacacaaattatgtatataataggataaacattataatgtatacgacatttagcgcgaccaaagtaacaacgcaatcgatatcaaacgcaaccgctatatgattaaaacagcgtACTACTAGCGGCGGCACTTCCgaaataaaaccgtgggcgactttgcgatggggcgactttgcgttggggcgactttgcgttggggcgactttgcgttggggcgactttgcgttggggcgactttgtaatggggcgactgtgccggggcgactttgttttggggcgactttgcgatggggcgactttgtattgggcgactttgtatggggcgactttgcgatggggcgacttgactggatcccgctaggcctagctagttagttGTAGACTAGACTAGTAGGGTTCGATGTGCCTACTAGTAATGTATGTCTatgaataatagtaatacttaataggaactactgtactactaaatTCTACTAAGAGGGTCCTCTCTCTCTGTACATTTATTCATTCCAGGGGCTGATTGCCTCTTTTGTAATATATAATGCAACCATTTACATACGACTTTACAGGAAAAGTGGGTACAAAATTAAACATCGTAAAAATCttcaatcttttttttataaattgaacCGAGTTCAACTTCAACTCTACGATCGTTAAAACTGACCATCAAATGGTTCATAAATTACGTAGGGGTCATCATAGTGGATCCATCATAGTTTGTGAAAAAATTCGTGAATTTTTACAACGTGACAatgtttttcaccttttttgtaCTCTTTATAGtctgatattttaaaataacaagtgtaagtaaaactaaattataattaaaacaatttaatttatttaatgtttgtctttagtgtaaaaGGTACATTAAAATATATCCTCGTTTGGGTTGAAGCATCAAAACATTCTTAATTTTCACGCTGGCCCGGCCTTGGCTTCGCAAATCTTCACGTCCATGTGTCCTAGCAACACTCGAAAAAACCAAGAAACCGTTATATTAACGATcgcgtaaaaatgtgtaaatattcaCGGTTTGGCTCGATCATCGttaccattatttattttcaaatttaacaatttgaaaattttgtatattaaaagttttgtatattaaatatggtCTATAAAACCCACTATATTGAGATAATTATATGATAAGAATCGACTGACCAAAACACTAGCTCCGGGCGTCTAGACGATTATTTACCCAtattgcccccccccccccccctctttATCAAAATCCCACATCCGCCCCtgcattcattcaatcttttatttcggaatctctggtccatagaaggtaaaaattacataaattaatttcaaaataaacaatactatACAGAtaactactactcatctcaggatggcattccacctggagagcatctttgacttatataattatataagacGTTGTCTATAATCGTTGAGACTAAAACATTTTCACTTGAATTGAGTCTACACATCAAACCATACAAAAGATTGTGAACTAAACTTATAActgtaatttgtttatttcctAGAAAGTTCAAGTTGGCTGGTAAATGAAAGTTTTCCCGCCACTTCCAAGGACGAGGAATCATGCGAAGTTTACCAGTCATTAGGAAAGAGTCAGTCAGGCGCGGTGCAGATACCTACAACAAAGAGGAAGAAGTATAAGCATCATGATGAAAGAGCAATCAAACAAAGGAAGGATTCGCGACATTCACAGAAAAATGATCGATTGAGAGATGGTAAAAAAGGAcataagaaaaagaagaaacataAACTTGGTAGTGATGAAGATTACAGGAAAAGAGAAAGAGATGGTACAAGGGATGATAGACAGAAGAGTAGATCTAAACATCCAGTCAGTCATGCAACTTCTGAAAAATCAACTTCAAGTAAATATAAAGATGAGTCAAGGTGTGATGAATGTGAATATTAATTAGAAAATTgtactataaagctctgtctatactatcaaactttatgtgacaacaaaatgtgacgTGCTAATATCTGGACGTGTCCTACTACTGTtactgtaccatatttgggcatatcactaccatacttgggcacatcacactagtttgatagtgtagttaTACAATAGAACCACTATTAAAGACCCAATAAAGTGTCCATTTATTTAAAGGTAGCTCCTGAATAAACTTGACCCTAGTGATAAAACAGAGTTGCCCCATTACAGAAAAGTgtcctgaatagggatgtcttaaagaaaaaaaattaggtgctgcctataataattgtatttgtgTGTTAATAGGAATCATTAAAAGTTGTTAATtagtgataaaaaaataaaattaattaacaaaatatatgtataaaataataataataataatcatttcaatTTTTCCTCATGTTTACATTGTGATATGTTACatgaatatgataattaatGCTGCGTTATTGAATTGTGTTTTCTAGTTTCTCAGCGATGGGATGTAAATGTGTGTGGATTGAAGATCTTGGGCCTAAGGCTTTGGACGCATGTTGCATAGACACAAAAGCCGATAAGAACAATCTATGTTTTGAATCTGTACATTTTTCCGACGCAGCATTTTATAAAAGACTGGAATCGTCGTGCCTCGGACTTGACCATAAGCAAGAAATAAATTGGTATAGTCACAAACAATCGAAAAAAAGTAAGAAGCAGAAGATTGATGATGACCGATACTATTCCAAGAAATCTATGAAAGTCTTGACGAATGAAGAGGATTTAGTTGATTTTTCGGGAATTGGTCGcaataaaaaatgtttgatcGAAAACGAGAAACTGTCTACTGATACTTTTATTCCTTTAGAAAATAATGCTGATGTTGAGAACTCTGAATCTGAAATAGGTTTTAATCGCGATGAAGTTGACCCGTTGAATATTCACGATAAAGCTACTCAGTATTACCTCTTCGGTCAAACTCCGCATGCTGTCAACGATTCAAAGGAAGACAATAAAGAACCCATGAGATTTGATTCATGGGAAGGACTGATCACAAAACAGACAGAAGAATACAACAAGAAATTACGAGAAAATCCAAACGATGTTAAACTTTGGATGCAGTTTGTTAAGTTTCAGGATGAAATTGCATTGCGTGGacatagtatttattttagcGGGGAAACAGACGATAAACGCCGAAAATTAAGTAGACTTGTTCTGGAGAAGAAGATTGCGATTTTAGAACGAGCAATTGTGACAAACACGTCATCTTTAGAATTAAAATTAGAGCATGTTGAACTCTGTATGGAAATATGGAATAGTAAAGAATTAAAGGAACATTGGGACAAAATGATTTTTCAGCACCCAAATGATCCATTGTTATGGAATGCTTACTTGATGTTTGTTCAGTCACAATTTTCCACGTTCACCTTTAATAAGGTGTTATCTGTTTATGGAAAATGTATTGGAAAGTTGGCTACAATAATGGAAGGTCAGATGTCCACTCACAAACCTTTACCCAACACTGATCTACATTTATTAGGttagttttgttttgttaacCCTTGGGTTGGAGTAAATCCTAAATTCAGATTTAATTTGTTGCATCTaggttaaagctctgtctaaactatcaaactgtatgtgacaacaaaatgtgacagtgcccatacagtatatggacacgatgatgtcatatcactaacatatttgggtatcacactagtttgataatatatacagtatatatattctTATTGTAACATTGTGGTAGATGTTGCTTCCACTCAGTTTCACACATACAGGTATTGTTTGTAAGGAAAGTTTAACAAAATGATCTAAATTGTTTTGGCTCGGTCGCTCTTTACGTAAAGTaagtaaatttgtttatttgtaggtATATTCTGTCAGTTATGTGAGGTTATTCGTCAGAGTGGCTATACTGAAAAGGCTGTATGCTGTTACCAAGCTATGATAGAGTTTAATCTATTTGGATCCCACAAACTTGATGCAACAACACCGCATAATGAACAAGTAAGAGAGTACGAGAAGCATTAACAAAAGGACTCATGACCGTCGCAAGGTTGAGCCATTACCCCTCTGTTAAAAATGAAGACTGGCTctctaaaaataatttctggTATTTCCTTGTTGGAAAGACATGCCCTGACAATAGTTACCATTGACAGTTCTTGTCTCTCCCCAGTGCtctttgtatgtacagtatttcacTGAAACTACCTATCTTAAGACACCAAAGCAATTCAAAGCAACCAATCTTCCTTCTAGCCAATTGGGTAAACTTACCactatattataaacaaatttgaCCCAAAACACCATGCCAAAAACTAAATTCATATGTGCATCCTTCCTTTTGCAGAGTGCATTTCTGGAGATATTTTGGGACAGTGAAGAACCAAAATTCGGTGAGAAAGGTGCTAATGGCTGGAACTCATGGATGAAAATGAAGCAAAAAGGAGGATGGAAGCAATTGCCATCTTCCACTGGTATGCATTGTATAGTTATTTTCCACCTCCTTGTCATTATAGTGCCCTTGAAGCCCTAAGCTAATatgaaatatgtttatatatcgCTTCaaaaactacagtacattttattCTTTCAGAAGTAAGTGAAGTTGATGAAGAAATAGAGAATGACAAGATTCCAGAATCATGTGTTGATACTTGGCAAAGCTGGGTTTATCTGGAGACCGCTAGAGAGCAAAGACATTTTCTACCATGGAAACCTGATCCAGATAAAGATGTAACAGAAGATGATTGCGAAGATCCAGAGAGAATGGTAGTCTTTGATGATGTCAGTGCATTTCTCTTCAAGATAAAGTCAGAAGAACTGCAGTATAAACTTCTCTTGAACTTTTTACGCTTCCTTGGGGTAACGGTCCCAACATTTGGATCGTCCAATGATTATGAAGTTTGTAGACACTCTATGTATGCGTTACAGCATACTGACCAAATATTTTTTAAGTCTAACTATTCCTTAACAGACCCAATAAACTATGACTATAAACAGTTATCGGTAGGAGTCACCAGCAACTGTTCTCAACTGGGTGTTGGAACGACATCTGAATCAAGCCAGCTTACACCACCTAGAATAATTGgttcatttaaacaatttgtcAGAAATGTCTTGGCTCAATCTTTACAACTTTTCACTTCCAACAAACGGACTACTCTGCTACTTATTTGGATCAAATTTGAATACGAGCAGTTTGACAATGGTAGCATAAATGATGACAAATCAAAGAAGAAAGCTTTTAAACAGCATTGTAAGGATGTCAGAAAGTTTGCCAAGTGTATTCTGAAGGAGGAGGTCAACAGGAATAACCTTTTACTCTGGGAAGTTTATGCCAAACTTGAGTGGAAGCTTGGAAATGTGGAAGAAGCTCGACGAGTTATAGGAACTGCTCTTGGTATGAGTGGGCAGGTGATGTCTGGTCAAGAAGTCAGGAACTCTATACCAAGCTTAGTCGCATCTTATACATACTTAGAACTGGACTTAGATGCTAATGTAAGATCATTCATTACCAACAAGAAAGAAAAGATGAATAATGATGGAATTGATCGACTTCTTAAGGTATTGACATGGCTAGGTCAAGGTTCAGAAGTATTTTCAAACCCAGAATCTGATGAAACATCTGCTCTTGACATTTTGAAAGCAAGACGAggatttcaaacaaatttggATGCTAAAATGGAAACGTACAAGAGTGCTTTGCTTTCCTCAGAGGAATCAGACGATTTAGAATACTTTCTTGAGTATGTGTGTTGTTATGCATGGTTCCAGTACATTACTGTTGGATTACAAGCAGCTACTGTTGTCTTTGAAGAAAGCCTTTCTTTTCTAAAGACTCATTCTGCCAAGAAAAGAGAATTTAACGACACTTATATTGATTCTTTCACCACAACCCTACAAAAACATTATGAGGATATATTTCTAAATTATATCAAACTTGTGATTTATCACATACTAAGAAACCCAACCCCATTGACAATGATTCGCAGTATCCTACAGAGGGCGCTTTTGGCTTTTCCTCGCAGTGCTGTATTCTTACAGCTGTTCATTTCGCTTGAGATGAAGTCATTGATTATCGGTAGAGTGCGAAGGTATTTTGATGGGAGTCTACAATCATCCGTTTCACCAGTGGTATGGCTTTATAGCATACAAGCTGAGATGACAAGAGACGACATGTTGGCTAAGTCAAGACAGGAGCTTGATACTGCAATATCAGGTAAGATTTAGTAGGTGTACTACAACTTAAGATAAAGATTAAGGATGTCCACTGCAACTTCAGATAAAGATTAAGAAAGTCTACTGCAACTTGAGATAAAGTTTATGGAGGTCTACTGCAGCATCTGGTAAGAATAAGGTCTGCTGCAGCATCAAGTAAGATTAAGGAGGTCTACTGAAACATCAAGTAAGATTAAGAAGGTCTAATGCAAATTCAAATAAAGACTGAAGAGGTCTACTGCAACATATAAGATTAAAGAGGTCTACTGTGGTAGAACAGTTAGATTAACTtccaattaattattatactgtatatgcaataaattatcattttcatcTAGCCTTTATTCTTTTGTAATTGACTTATTTAAATAGCCCatctaataaatattttggttgttttattaatttgtttattttgtcttctaTAGACATCAACACTGGAATAACACATAGAATACGTTCTTTATTCATGAAGGCTGTTTCTGATCAGGCTACCAGACATAGTGTACTCATATGGAGAATGTTTATACAGTTTGAGGTAGTATGctacaatatacaaattaatcatatttCGTTTCTAAAAGTAGaagtatacagtacataatgtaatacagtttaacaactttttcatttttctaaGGCTTGTCGTGGGGACATGAAGAAGGCCAAGTCATTATTCTTTCGGGCTATACAGTGTTGTCCCTGGGCTAAGGTGTGTAATTTATcgatatgattttatttattttttatattgtattcttCCCTGAAACATTTGAATCTAAAAAGCAAGCAATagtatttaaattgattttaatttatttacttttaatagGTTCTGTATCTAGATGCTGTTCGATACTTTCCAGATGAACTGCAAAACATCTTGGATATTTTAATGGAAAAAGATCTTCACATTAGAGTGCCAATTGAAGAAGTGGAACTCCTGATGAAAGTGGAGTCCTCAAACAAATAGTTTCTGGGCATTTAAGAGGAACTAGGTTCTTTACATAGAgtatcaattaaaaaaagttgAAAGGATGAAACCGAAATCTTCAAACAGCTAGGTTCTGTGAATTAGAGTACCAGTACCAGAACTGAGAACTC
The window above is part of the Antedon mediterranea chromosome 10, ecAntMedi1.1, whole genome shotgun sequence genome. Proteins encoded here:
- the LOC140060507 gene encoding nuclear exosome regulator NRDE2-like isoform X2, encoding MFPSAINIQTINKVGLDEKESGKDEESSSWLVNESFPATSKDEESCEVYQSLGKSQSGAVQIPTTKRKKYKHHDERAIKQRKDSRHSQKNDRLRDGKKGHKKKKKHKLGSDEDYRKRERDGTRDDRQKSRSKHPVSHATSEKSTSSKYKDESSFSAMGCKCVWIEDLGPKALDACCIDTKADKNNLCFESVHFSDAAFYKRLESSCLGLDHKQEINWYSHKQSKKSKKQKIDDDRYYSKKSMKVLTNEEDLVDFSGIGRNKKCLIENEKLSTDTFIPLENNADVENSESEIGFNRDEVDPLNIHDKATQYYLFGQTPHAVNDSKEDNKEPMRFDSWEGLITKQTEEYNKKLRENPNDVKLWMQFVKFQDEIALRGHSIYFSGETDDKRRKLSRLVLEKKIAILERAIVTNTSSLELKLEHVELCMEIWNSKELKEHWDKMIFQHPNDPLLWNAYLMFVQSQFSTFTFNKVLSVYGKCIGKLATIMEGQMSTHKPLPNTDLHLLGIFCQLCEVIRQSGYTEKAVCCYQAMIEFNLFGSHKLDATTPHNEQSAFLEIFWDSEEPKFGEKGANGWNSWMKMKQKGGWKQLPSSTVSEVDEEIENDKIPESCVDTWQSWVYLETAREQRHFLPWKPDPDKDVTEDDCEDPERMVVFDDVSAFLFKIKSEELQYKLLLNFLRFLGVTVPTFGSSNDYEVCRHSMYALQHTDQIFFKSNYSLTDPINYDYKQLSVGVTSNCSQLGVGTTSESSQLTPPRIIGSFKQFVRNVLAQSLQLFTSNKRTTLLLIWIKFEYEQFDNGSINDDKSKKKAFKQHCKDVRKFAKCILKEEVNRNNLLLWEVYAKLEWKLGNVEEARRVIGTALGMSGQVMSGQEVRNSIPSLVASYTYLELDLDANVRSFITNKKEKMNNDGIDRLLKVLTWLGQGSEVFSNPESDETSALDILKARRGFQTNLDAKMETYKSALLSSEESDDLEYFLEYVCCYAWFQYITVGLQAATVVFEESLSFLKTHSAKKREFNDTYIDSFTTTLQKHYEDIFLNYIKLVIYHILRNPTPLTMIRSILQRALLAFPRSAVFLQLFISLEMKSLIIGRVRRYFDGSLQSSVSPVVWLYSIQAEMTRDDMLAKSRQELDTAISDINTGITHRIRSLFMKAVSDQATRHSVLIWRMFIQFEACRGDMKKAKSLFFRAIQCCPWAKVLYLDAVRYFPDELQNILDILMEKDLHIRVPIEEVELLMKVESSNK
- the LOC140060507 gene encoding nuclear exosome regulator NRDE2-like isoform X1 translates to MFPSAINIQTINKVGLDEKESGKDEESSSWLVNESFPATSKDEESCEVYQSLGKSQSGAVQIPTTKRKKYKHHDERAIKQRKDSRHSQKNDRLRDGKKGHKKKKKHKLGSDEDYRKRERDGTRDDRQKSRSKHPVSHATSEKSTSSKYKDESSFSAMGCKCVWIEDLGPKALDACCIDTKADKNNLCFESVHFSDAAFYKRLESSCLGLDHKQEINWYSHKQSKKSKKQKIDDDRYYSKKSMKVLTNEEDLVDFSGIGRNKKCLIENEKLSTDTFIPLENNADVENSESEIGFNRDEVDPLNIHDKATQYYLFGQTPHAVNDSKEDNKEPMRFDSWEGLITKQTEEYNKKLRENPNDVKLWMQFVKFQDEIALRGHSIYFSGETDDKRRKLSRLVLEKKIAILERAIVTNTSSLELKLEHVELCMEIWNSKELKEHWDKMIFQHPNDPLLWNAYLMFVQSQFSTFTFNKVLSVYGKCIGKLATIMEGQMSTHKPLPNTDLHLLGIFCQLCEVIRQSGYTEKAVCCYQAMIEFNLFGSHKLDATTPHNEQSAFLEIFWDSEEPKFGEKGANGWNSWMKMKQKGGWKQLPSSTEVSEVDEEIENDKIPESCVDTWQSWVYLETAREQRHFLPWKPDPDKDVTEDDCEDPERMVVFDDVSAFLFKIKSEELQYKLLLNFLRFLGVTVPTFGSSNDYEVCRHSMYALQHTDQIFFKSNYSLTDPINYDYKQLSVGVTSNCSQLGVGTTSESSQLTPPRIIGSFKQFVRNVLAQSLQLFTSNKRTTLLLIWIKFEYEQFDNGSINDDKSKKKAFKQHCKDVRKFAKCILKEEVNRNNLLLWEVYAKLEWKLGNVEEARRVIGTALGMSGQVMSGQEVRNSIPSLVASYTYLELDLDANVRSFITNKKEKMNNDGIDRLLKVLTWLGQGSEVFSNPESDETSALDILKARRGFQTNLDAKMETYKSALLSSEESDDLEYFLEYVCCYAWFQYITVGLQAATVVFEESLSFLKTHSAKKREFNDTYIDSFTTTLQKHYEDIFLNYIKLVIYHILRNPTPLTMIRSILQRALLAFPRSAVFLQLFISLEMKSLIIGRVRRYFDGSLQSSVSPVVWLYSIQAEMTRDDMLAKSRQELDTAISDINTGITHRIRSLFMKAVSDQATRHSVLIWRMFIQFEACRGDMKKAKSLFFRAIQCCPWAKVLYLDAVRYFPDELQNILDILMEKDLHIRVPIEEVELLMKVESSNK